One Lysinibacillus sp. OF-1 DNA segment encodes these proteins:
- a CDS encoding cytochrome C assembly family protein — protein sequence MADLTMTRLYEVMIVLYAISLVFYFTDYFYKQVRARRIAFWLVSFVWVIQSAIIILTFVETKRFPILSLSEGILFYSWLLVTLSIILHCIAKVDLPVFIINILGFLFASIFTFMPKRPTGAVGETLISEMLFIHISFAILSYAAFTLTFVFAILYLVLYRLLKKKKWTHLWTRLPSLQQTSSWMNISFFIGIPMLFISLILGFEWALLTLESLSIFDSKIIGSFIILILYCFILYVNRKSKLTGTTYAWVHIYAYLLVVVNFFLGSSLSRFHLWY from the coding sequence TTGGCTGATTTGACCATGACGAGACTATATGAAGTGATGATCGTCTTGTATGCGATCAGTCTAGTTTTTTACTTTACTGATTATTTTTATAAGCAAGTACGAGCAAGACGCATTGCTTTTTGGCTTGTTTCATTTGTATGGGTGATTCAAAGTGCCATTATTATTTTAACATTTGTGGAAACAAAGCGTTTTCCGATTCTATCCTTGTCCGAGGGAATTTTATTTTATTCCTGGTTACTTGTGACGTTATCGATTATCCTTCACTGTATTGCGAAGGTGGACTTACCGGTGTTTATTATTAATATACTAGGATTTTTATTCGCTAGTATCTTTACATTTATGCCTAAACGCCCTACAGGAGCCGTCGGAGAGACATTAATTTCGGAAATGCTTTTTATTCATATATCATTTGCGATACTGTCATATGCAGCGTTCACTTTAACATTCGTGTTTGCCATTTTGTATCTCGTTCTATATCGTTTACTGAAAAAGAAAAAGTGGACACATTTATGGACAAGATTACCATCCCTACAGCAAACGAGTAGCTGGATGAATATTTCATTTTTTATTGGGATTCCGATGTTATTTATAAGTTTAATATTAGGGTTTGAATGGGCACTATTAACATTAGAGAGTCTTTCGATTTTCGATTCGAAAATCATAGGGTCCTTCATTATTTTAATTTTGTATTGCTTTATCCTATATGTGAATCGCAAAAGCAAGCTGACAGGAACAACTTATGCATGGGTACATATTTATGCCTATCTATTAGTTGTTGTGAACTTCTTCCTAGGAAGTAGTTTATCGCGATTCCATTTATGGTATTAG
- a CDS encoding uroporphyrinogen-III synthase, with product MPSNLPLKGKTILLTGTSKTTAIVDNITALGGHAIIAPLIETCERLDNHDAERLNCANQFDWLIFTSQNAVDAFARKMLRHHLNADHFQGKIASIGTKTTTALEKLGFQVSFMPSVFSADIFVQEFPSVAGNLPRCLFIRGEKAKSTLKDGLPFEVKEWTVYETRERHDQTSVILKCIEQHQDVTVIFASPSAVDVYARDVASHVGWRATRIAAIGHITEAALEQYGATVEIMPSVYTMQAVIEEIMKVGDKS from the coding sequence ATGCCAAGTAATTTACCTCTAAAAGGTAAAACGATCCTTTTAACGGGGACATCTAAGACAACAGCCATTGTCGACAATATAACAGCTTTAGGTGGCCATGCCATCATTGCCCCATTAATTGAAACATGCGAACGATTAGACAATCATGATGCTGAACGATTGAATTGTGCGAATCAATTTGATTGGCTTATTTTTACGAGTCAAAATGCTGTCGATGCTTTTGCTCGTAAAATGCTGCGGCATCATTTGAATGCCGATCACTTCCAAGGGAAAATTGCTTCCATTGGAACAAAAACAACGACAGCATTAGAAAAGCTAGGATTTCAAGTGAGCTTTATGCCTTCTGTATTTAGTGCTGATATTTTCGTCCAAGAATTTCCGAGTGTAGCAGGTAATCTTCCGAGATGTTTGTTTATTCGTGGAGAGAAGGCGAAAAGTACGCTGAAGGATGGACTGCCCTTTGAAGTAAAAGAGTGGACTGTTTATGAAACGAGGGAACGACATGATCAAACCTCAGTTATTCTCAAATGCATCGAGCAACATCAAGATGTCACGGTCATTTTTGCTAGTCCATCAGCTGTTGATGTGTATGCAAGGGATGTAGCATCACATGTTGGCTGGCGAGCAACTCGTATTGCAGCCATTGGTCATATTACGGAAGCGGCTCTTGAACAATATGGTGCTACTGTGGAGATTATGCCAAGTGTATATACCATGCAAGCAGTTATCGAAGAAATTATGAAAGTAGGGGACAAATCATGA
- the hemA gene encoding glutamyl-tRNA reductase — MHTIVVGLNYKSAPVEIREKLSFIESELPQAMEALQKQKSILENVIVSTCNRTEIYAVVDQLHTGRHFVKQFLAKWFDLPVETFSSYLTIREEDEAIEHLFKVTAGIDSMVLGETQILGQVKKSFLSGQEIGTTGTVYNQLFKQAVTFAKRAHNETAIGENAVSVSYAAVELAKKIFGSLQRKHVAILGAGKMGELAIENLYGSGVGKVTVINRTFEKAETLAAKFHGEAKSMKELQCSLLEADILITSTGATDFVIDYELMQFVERLRKGKPLFMVDIAVPRDIDPRVGDLPNVFLYDIDDLQGIVEANLAERERAAADITDMIGKEVDQFKDWVATLGVVPVISALRKKANRIQEETMISIENKMPNLTDRERKILSKHTKSIINQLLKEPILQAKELANEPKANEQLRLFQQIFGIEEAVEVEVQEMTKQDLERKERSKASQTSAEPKYSF; from the coding sequence TTTAGAAAACGTTATTGTTTCGACTTGTAACCGTACAGAAATATATGCTGTTGTGGATCAATTGCATACTGGACGTCATTTTGTGAAACAATTTTTAGCCAAATGGTTTGATTTGCCTGTGGAGACATTTTCTTCGTATTTAACGATTCGTGAAGAAGATGAGGCAATCGAACATTTATTTAAAGTGACAGCTGGAATTGATTCAATGGTTCTTGGTGAAACGCAAATTTTAGGGCAGGTAAAAAAAAGCTTTTTAAGTGGACAAGAGATTGGTACAACAGGTACGGTTTATAATCAGCTATTTAAACAAGCGGTAACATTTGCAAAACGTGCACATAATGAAACAGCGATTGGTGAGAATGCAGTATCTGTTTCCTATGCAGCCGTTGAATTAGCTAAGAAAATTTTTGGCTCTTTACAACGTAAGCATGTAGCTATTTTAGGTGCAGGAAAAATGGGGGAACTTGCTATTGAGAATCTTTACGGTAGTGGTGTAGGAAAAGTTACTGTCATCAACCGTACATTTGAAAAAGCAGAAACTTTAGCAGCTAAATTCCACGGAGAAGCCAAGTCAATGAAGGAATTGCAATGTTCTCTCTTAGAGGCGGATATTTTAATCACTTCAACAGGTGCAACAGATTTTGTTATTGATTATGAGCTGATGCAATTTGTGGAACGTTTACGTAAAGGAAAACCTTTGTTTATGGTTGATATTGCTGTTCCTCGTGACATTGATCCACGAGTAGGCGACTTACCAAATGTTTTCTTATATGATATTGATGATTTACAAGGTATTGTTGAAGCGAATTTAGCAGAGCGTGAACGTGCTGCTGCTGATATTACAGATATGATTGGCAAAGAAGTTGACCAATTTAAAGATTGGGTAGCAACGCTTGGTGTAGTACCAGTCATCTCAGCGTTACGTAAAAAAGCTAATCGTATTCAAGAAGAGACGATGATTAGTATCGAAAATAAAATGCCAAATTTAACGGATCGTGAACGTAAAATTTTAAGCAAACATACAAAATCTATTATCAATCAATTGTTAAAAGAGCCAATTTTACAAGCTAAAGAATTGGCAAATGAACCAAAAGCAAATGAACAGTTACGTTTATTCCAACAAATTTTTGGTATAGAAGAGGCTGTTGAAGTTGAAGTTCAGGAGATGACAAAGCAAGATCTTGAGCGTAAAGAACGCTCAAAGGCATCTCAAACTTCTGCTGAGCCAAAGTACTCTTTCTAA
- the hemL gene encoding glutamate-1-semialdehyde 2,1-aminomutase, with amino-acid sequence MTRSYEKSKQAYAEAVQLMPGGVSSPVRAFKSVNMDPIFMESGHGAIIKDIDGNEYIDYVLSWGPLILGHTHPEVVKAIADTAAKGSSFGAPSYTENRLAQLVLDRLPGMEMIRFVSSGTEATMSALRVARGVTGRDKILKFEGSYHGHGDSLLIKAGSGVATLGLPDSPGVPADIARNTLTVAYNDLEGAKTVFEKFGAELAAVIVEPVAGNMGVVPPQPGFLEGLRALTTEHGAILIFDEVMTGFRVDYGCAQGYFDVTPDITTLGKVIGGGLPVGAFAGKKEIMEQVAPAGPIYQAGTLSGNPLAMTAGYETLSRLDHSTYDYFKKLGDLLEAGFREAATKYNIPHTVNRAGSMIGFFFTNEDVIDFASAKSSDLQLFAEYFRLMAEEGIFLPPSQFEGLFISTAHTEEHIAKTVDAFHKVFAQLAR; translated from the coding sequence ATGACACGTTCTTACGAAAAATCAAAGCAAGCTTATGCTGAAGCTGTTCAATTAATGCCAGGTGGCGTTAGTAGCCCAGTACGTGCATTCAAATCAGTAAATATGGATCCGATTTTCATGGAATCTGGCCACGGTGCTATTATTAAAGATATTGATGGCAACGAATATATTGATTATGTATTATCTTGGGGGCCACTGATTTTAGGCCATACTCATCCAGAGGTAGTGAAAGCAATTGCTGACACAGCAGCAAAAGGCTCTTCCTTTGGTGCGCCAAGCTATACAGAAAATCGTTTAGCTCAATTAGTTTTAGATCGTCTGCCAGGTATGGAAATGATTCGCTTTGTTTCTTCAGGAACAGAGGCTACTATGTCTGCCTTACGTGTAGCTCGTGGTGTTACTGGACGTGATAAGATTTTAAAATTTGAAGGCTCTTATCATGGTCATGGTGATTCCTTATTGATTAAGGCTGGCTCTGGTGTAGCCACATTAGGCTTACCTGACAGCCCTGGTGTACCGGCAGATATCGCTCGAAATACGTTAACAGTTGCCTACAACGATTTAGAAGGGGCAAAAACGGTGTTCGAGAAATTTGGTGCAGAGCTAGCAGCAGTCATTGTGGAGCCAGTTGCAGGGAATATGGGGGTTGTACCACCACAGCCAGGTTTCTTAGAAGGTCTACGTGCCCTTACAACGGAGCACGGTGCAATATTAATCTTTGATGAGGTTATGACAGGTTTCCGTGTAGATTATGGCTGTGCACAAGGCTATTTTGATGTCACGCCTGATATAACTACTTTAGGAAAAGTAATCGGTGGTGGTCTGCCAGTAGGAGCGTTTGCTGGGAAAAAAGAGATTATGGAGCAAGTAGCACCAGCTGGCCCTATTTATCAAGCAGGTACACTATCTGGGAATCCATTAGCGATGACAGCCGGCTACGAAACGTTATCACGCTTAGACCATAGTACGTATGATTACTTTAAAAAATTAGGTGATCTGCTGGAAGCAGGTTTCCGTGAAGCCGCAACAAAATACAATATTCCGCACACAGTTAATCGTGCTGGTTCTATGATTGGTTTCTTCTTTACGAATGAAGATGTTATTGATTTTGCTTCTGCTAAATCATCTGATTTACAATTATTCGCTGAATACTTCCGCCTGATGGCAGAGGAAGGGATTTTCCTACCACCTTCTCAGTTTGAGGGATTATTTATTTCCACAGCACATACGGAAGAACATATTGCTAAAACAGTGGATGCCTTCCATAAAGTATTTGCACAATTAGCAAGATAA
- a CDS encoding CoxG family protein, with the protein MATGTHMVEVPVGIDNVWEFVSDMEKWAKLVPGYNTHEMIDDKHSTWTFKGNVGVLKKTVQVEITILEWVAPSKVTFELKGLSDNFTGNGYFLAESIDAENTKMTGFLEVVAGGLAGPVLNPIFKPIVPKATQMLTDRVANKIKLVNV; encoded by the coding sequence ATGGCAACTGGCACACACATGGTCGAAGTACCCGTAGGAATTGATAATGTATGGGAATTCGTCAGTGATATGGAAAAATGGGCAAAGCTTGTCCCAGGTTATAATACACACGAAATGATTGATGACAAACATTCAACATGGACTTTTAAAGGCAATGTTGGCGTTTTGAAAAAAACGGTACAAGTAGAAATTACAATTTTAGAATGGGTAGCACCATCAAAAGTTACATTCGAATTAAAGGGTCTTTCTGATAATTTCACTGGAAATGGCTATTTCCTTGCAGAAAGCATTGATGCTGAAAACACAAAAATGACAGGTTTTTTAGAAGTCGTTGCTGGCGGCTTAGCTGGCCCTGTGTTAAATCCGATTTTTAAACCGATTGTACCAAAGGCAACACAAATGCTAACAGATCGTGTAGCTAATAAAATTAAATTAGTCAATGTTTAA
- the hemB gene encoding porphobilinogen synthase gives MTKLQFQRHRRLRANATMRSMVKETYLHKEDLIYPIFVIEGENIKNEVHSMPGVFQFSLDKLEAEIDEVVALGIPAVILFGLPAEKDAVGTGAFHDHGIVQEATRLIKARHPELLVIADTCLCEFTDHGHCGLIEGDQILNDPSLDVLARTAVSQAKAGADIIAPSNMMDGFVTAIRAGLDEAGFEHIPIMSYAVKYASSYYGPFRDAADGAPQFGDRKSYQMDPSNRLEAFREAESDIEEGADFLIVKPALSYLDIIRDMKNNYPLPLVAYNVSGEYAMIKAAAMNGWIEEKKVVLETLLGMKRAGSDLIITYHAKDAARWLEEK, from the coding sequence ATGACAAAACTACAATTTCAAAGACATCGTCGTTTGCGTGCTAATGCAACGATGAGATCAATGGTAAAAGAAACATACTTACATAAAGAGGACCTGATCTATCCTATTTTTGTAATTGAAGGCGAAAATATTAAAAATGAAGTACATTCAATGCCTGGCGTTTTTCAATTTTCATTGGATAAACTAGAAGCTGAAATTGATGAGGTTGTAGCATTAGGAATTCCTGCGGTTATTTTATTTGGTTTACCAGCTGAAAAAGATGCTGTTGGAACAGGTGCGTTCCATGATCATGGCATTGTTCAAGAAGCGACACGACTTATTAAAGCACGTCATCCTGAGCTATTAGTCATTGCCGATACATGCTTATGTGAATTTACAGACCATGGACATTGTGGCTTAATTGAAGGCGATCAGATTTTAAATGACCCTTCATTAGATGTGTTAGCCCGTACAGCTGTGTCACAAGCAAAAGCTGGTGCAGATATTATTGCTCCATCTAATATGATGGATGGCTTTGTTACAGCAATCCGTGCTGGTCTAGATGAAGCAGGATTCGAGCATATTCCAATCATGTCGTATGCAGTCAAATATGCATCTAGCTACTATGGTCCGTTCCGTGACGCTGCAGATGGTGCACCGCAATTTGGTGATCGGAAGTCCTACCAAATGGATCCATCGAACCGTTTAGAGGCTTTCCGTGAGGCAGAGTCAGATATCGAAGAAGGCGCAGATTTCTTAATTGTAAAACCTGCCCTTAGCTATTTAGATATTATTCGAGATATGAAAAATAACTATCCATTACCGCTTGTTGCGTATAATGTTTCAGGTGAATATGCAATGATTAAAGCGGCTGCTATGAATGGTTGGATTGAAGAGAAAAAAGTTGTGCTTGAAACATTATTAGGTATGAAACGTGCAGGCTCTGATTTAATCATTACGTATCATGCAAAAGATGCTGCACGTTGGTTGGAGGAGAAATAA
- the hemC gene encoding hydroxymethylbilane synthase: MRKIIVGSRRSKLALTQTNWFINELKAAGAPFEFEVKEIVTKGDQILDVQLSKVGGKGLFVKEIEQALYDKEIDFAVHSMKDMPAVLPEGLVIGCIPPREDARDAFISKGHVKFAELPAGAVVGTSSLRRSAQLLTVRPDIEIKWIRGNVDTRLAKLETEEYDAIILAAAGLKRLGWSDDVVTEFLPVEHCLPAVAQGSLGIECRGDDAELLAELGKLTDPSTWQEAHAERAFLAAMDGGCQVPIAGYATSNGGEMTLTGLVAAPDASVLYKETVVGTDAQKIGEELAAILTEQGAFELIQRVKAEQDAK; encoded by the coding sequence TTGAGAAAAATTATTGTAGGTTCTAGGAGAAGTAAGCTAGCGCTAACTCAAACAAATTGGTTCATTAATGAATTAAAAGCGGCTGGTGCCCCATTCGAATTTGAAGTAAAAGAGATCGTAACAAAAGGGGATCAAATTTTAGATGTGCAGCTTTCAAAAGTAGGGGGAAAAGGATTGTTTGTGAAAGAAATTGAGCAAGCCCTCTACGATAAAGAAATTGATTTTGCTGTCCATTCTATGAAAGATATGCCTGCTGTGTTGCCAGAAGGGTTAGTGATTGGTTGCATTCCTCCACGTGAAGATGCACGTGATGCCTTTATTTCGAAAGGTCATGTTAAATTTGCAGAACTTCCTGCGGGAGCTGTAGTTGGGACAAGTTCATTACGTCGCAGTGCACAGCTATTAACAGTACGCCCAGATATCGAGATTAAATGGATTCGAGGAAATGTTGATACACGTTTAGCTAAGTTGGAGACAGAGGAATATGATGCAATTATTCTAGCAGCCGCTGGTTTGAAACGTCTTGGCTGGAGTGATGATGTAGTCACAGAGTTTTTACCTGTAGAACATTGTCTGCCAGCAGTAGCGCAAGGCTCTCTTGGTATTGAATGTCGTGGAGATGATGCGGAGCTATTAGCTGAGTTAGGAAAATTAACGGATCCATCCACTTGGCAAGAGGCACATGCGGAACGTGCCTTTTTGGCAGCAATGGATGGTGGCTGTCAGGTACCAATCGCTGGGTATGCCACTTCAAATGGGGGCGAAATGACATTAACTGGCCTTGTCGCAGCTCCAGATGCTTCTGTTTTGTATAAGGAAACAGTAGTAGGAACAGACGCACAAAAAATTGGGGAAGAGCTGGCTGCTATTTTAACAGAACAGGGCGCTTTCGAACTGATTCAACGTGTAAAGGCAGAGCAAGATGCCAAGTAA